One Erpetoichthys calabaricus chromosome 8, fErpCal1.3, whole genome shotgun sequence DNA segment encodes these proteins:
- the LOC114656767 gene encoding gamma-crystallin M2-like isoform X1: MGLQIIFYEDRNFQGRYYECSSDCADLQTYFSRCNSIRVESGCWMVYERPNYMGYQYFLRRGEYPDYQRWMGFNDCVRSCRIIPQHRGSYRIRVYERENFGGQMMDFMDDCESVQDRFRYQDIHSCNVMDGYWIMYEQPNYRGRQYFLRPGEYRRYTDWGGMNPRIGSFRRITDFC; the protein is encoded by the exons ATGGGGTTGCAGATTATCTTTTACGAGGATAGGAATTTCCAGGGTCGCTACTATGAATGTAGCAGCGACTGTGCTGACCTTCAAACCTACTTCAGTCGTTGCAACTCCATCCGGGTTGAGAGCGGCTGCTGGATGGTCTACGAGCGCCCCAACTACATGGGCTACCAATACTTCTTGAGAAGAGGAGAGTACCCCGATTACCAGCGCTGGATGGGTTTCAATGACTGTGTCCGCTCCTGCCGTATAATTCCGCAG CACCGTGGCTCCTACAGAATTAGGGTTTACGAGAGAGAGAACTTTGGTGGTCAGATGATGGACTTCATGGATGACTGTGAGTCTGTTCAGGATCGTTTCCGCTATCAAGACATCCACTCTTGCAACGTGATGGACGGCTACTGGATCATGTATGAGCAGCCCAACTACAGAGGACGCCAGTACTTTCTGAGGCCCGGCGAGTACAGGAGATACACTGACTGGGGAGGCATGAACCCTAGGATTGGCTCCTTCAGGCGTATCACAGATTTCTGTTAA
- the LOC114656766 gene encoding gamma-crystallin M2-like, with translation MGKIIFYEDRNFQGRYYECSSDCADLHSYFSRCNSIRVESGCWMVYERPNYMGYQYFLRRGEYPDYQTWMGYNDYIRSCRMIPQYRGSYRMRIYEQENFGGQMMEFMDDCESVQDRFSYPDIHSCHVDGYWIMYEQPHYRGRQYFLRPGEYRRYSDWGGMNPRIGSFRRITDFC, from the exons ATGGGCAAG ATCATTTTCTACGAGGACAGGAATTTCCAGGGCCGCTATTATGAATGTAGCAGCGACTGCGCTGACCTGCACTCCTATTTCAGCCGTTGTAACTCCATCCGTGTGGAGAGCGGCTGCTGGATGGTCTATGAACGCCCCAACTACATGGGCTACCAGTACTTCCTGAGAAGGGGCGAGTATCCCGACTACCAGACCTGGATGGGCTACAATGACTACATCAGGTCCTGCCGCATGATCCCTCAA TACAGAGGATCATACCGCATGAGGATTTATGAGCAAGAAAACTTTGGAGGACAGATGATGGAGTTCATGGATGACTGTGAGTCTGTCCAGGACCGCTTCAGTTACCCAGATATTCACTCCTGCCACGTAGACGGCTACTGGATCATGTATGAGCAGCCCCACTACAGAGGACGCCAGTACTTCTTGAGGCCTGGCGAGTACAGGAGATACAGTGACTGGGGAGGCATGAACCCTAGAATTGGCTCCTTCAGGCGTATCACAGatttctgttaa
- the LOC114656767 gene encoding gamma-crystallin M2-like isoform X2 yields the protein MGKIIFYEDRNFQGRYYECSSDCADLQTYFSRCNSIRVESGCWMVYERPNYMGYQYFLRRGEYPDYQRWMGFNDCVRSCRIIPQHRGSYRIRVYERENFGGQMMDFMDDCESVQDRFRYQDIHSCNVMDGYWIMYEQPNYRGRQYFLRPGEYRRYTDWGGMNPRIGSFRRITDFC from the exons ATGGGCAAG ATTATCTTTTACGAGGATAGGAATTTCCAGGGTCGCTACTATGAATGTAGCAGCGACTGTGCTGACCTTCAAACCTACTTCAGTCGTTGCAACTCCATCCGGGTTGAGAGCGGCTGCTGGATGGTCTACGAGCGCCCCAACTACATGGGCTACCAATACTTCTTGAGAAGAGGAGAGTACCCCGATTACCAGCGCTGGATGGGTTTCAATGACTGTGTCCGCTCCTGCCGTATAATTCCGCAG CACCGTGGCTCCTACAGAATTAGGGTTTACGAGAGAGAGAACTTTGGTGGTCAGATGATGGACTTCATGGATGACTGTGAGTCTGTTCAGGATCGTTTCCGCTATCAAGACATCCACTCTTGCAACGTGATGGACGGCTACTGGATCATGTATGAGCAGCCCAACTACAGAGGACGCCAGTACTTTCTGAGGCCCGGCGAGTACAGGAGATACACTGACTGGGGAGGCATGAACCCTAGGATTGGCTCCTTCAGGCGTATCACAGATTTCTGTTAA